One genomic segment of Chelmon rostratus isolate fCheRos1 chromosome 22, fCheRos1.pri, whole genome shotgun sequence includes these proteins:
- the syt10 gene encoding synaptotagmin-10 isoform X2 produces MSVRTEDSITLCQRALQIVTELCLTGNVDRDKCSDIFPLESNIPDISISLLAVVVGFCGLALLVVSLFVFWKLCWPIWRSKALSAHVENGLHVGFPEAPPPNSPPITECKAAEVEKKYPLEVKVNGRSSVKLLEAAMKISQTSPDIPAEVQTALREKLSQQAKIQRQTTEPTSSSRHNSFRRHLPRQMNVTSVDFSMDTVPLRQSSTASIGRIKPELYKQKSVDSEDEAKEPVETCGKLSFSLRYDYEDQALVVRILKALDLPAKDFTGTSDPYVKIYLLPERKKKFQTRVHRKNLNPMFDETFCFPVVYDELCNRKLHFSVYDFDRFTSHDMIGEVLVDNLFELSDLSREAVVWKDIHAATTESVDLGEIMYSLCYLPTAGRMTLTVIKCRNLKAMDITGSSDPYVKVYLICDGRRLKKRKTTTKKSTLNPAYNEAIIFDIPPENVEQVSLSIMVMDYDRVGHNEVIGVCRTGPDAEGLGRDHWNEMLAYPRKPITHWHALGEWPGRAASFESQGSCPSPKPPQTP; encoded by the exons ATGAGTGTCCGGACGGAGGACAGCATCACCTTGTGCCAAAGGGCTCTCCAAATCGTTACGGAACTTTGTCTCACGGGAAACGTAGACCGGGACAAATGTTCGGATATATTCCCTCTGGAGAGCAACATACCAG ACATCTCTATTAGTCTCCTTGCTGTGGTCGTGGGTTTCTGTGGCCTCGCCCTGTTGGtagtctctctctttgtcttttggaAGCTGTGCTGGCCCATTTGGAGGAGCAAGGCTCTGTCAGCCCATGTTGAAAATGGCCTCCACGTGGGTTTCCCCGAGGCGCCTCCGCCCAACTCCCCGCCCATCACCGAGTGCAAAGCAGCGGAGGTGGAGAAGAAGTACCCGCTGGAAGTGAAGGTGAATGGACGGAGCTCTGTCAAGCTCCTGGAGGCGGCCATGAAGATCAGCCAGACGTCTCCGGACATCCCCGCCGAGGTGCAAACCGCCCTGAGGGAAAAGCTCAGCCAGCAGGCTAAGATCCAGAGGCAGACCACAGAGccaacctcctcctccag GCACAATTCATTCCGGCGCCACCTGCCTCGTCAGATGAATGTCACCAGCGTTGACTTCAGCATGGACACAGTGCCTCTCCGCCAGTCCTCTACAGCGAGCATTGGAAGAATAAAACCTGAACTCTACAAGCAGAAATCCGTGGACTCAGAGGATGAGGCCAAAGAGCCCGTGGAGACCTGCGGCAAGCTCAGCTTCTCGCTGCGTTACGACTACGAGGATCAAGCTTTGGTGGTGAGAATCCTCAAGGCTTTGGACCTGCCTGCCAAAGACTTCACGGGCACCTCCGACCCATATGTGAAGATCTACCTGCtaccagagaggaagaagaagttcCAGACGCGCGTCCACCGCAAGAATCTGAACCCCATGTTTGACGAGACCTTCTGTTTCCCCGTCGTATATGATGAGCTTTGCAACCGCAAGCTGCACTTCAGCGTCTACGACTTTGACCGCTTCACCAGCCACGACATGATTGGTGAGGTGTTGGTGGACAACCTCTTTGAACTCTCTGATCTTTCCAGGGAGGCTGTAGTGTGGAAGGATATTCATGCAGCCACTACG GAGAGTGTTGACCTGGGAGAGATCATGTACTCGCTGTGCTACCTTCCCACAGCGGGGAGAATGACCCTAACAGTCATCAAATGCAGAAACCTCAAAGCCATGGACATCACAGGCTCTTCAG ACCCCTATGTGAAGGTTTACCTGATATGTGATGGACGGAGGCTAAAGAAGCGAAAAACAACCACCAAGAAAAGCACACTTAACCCGGCGTACAACGAGGCCATCATCTTCGACATTCCTCCGGAGAACGTGGAACAAGTCAGTCTGTCCATCATGGTGATGGATTACGATCG GGTTGGACACAATGAGGTGATTGGTGTTTGTCGCACCGGGCCAGATGCTGAGGGTCTTGGACGAGATCACTGGAACGAAATGTTGGCTTACCCAAGGAAGCCCATCACACACTGGCACGCACTGGGAGAG TGGCCTGGAAGAGCAGCAAGCTTTGAGAGTCAAGGTTCGTGTCCTTCACCAAAACCTCCACAGACACCTTGA
- the syt10 gene encoding synaptotagmin-10 isoform X1: protein MSVRTEDSITLCQRALQIVTELCLTGNVDRDKCSDIFPLESNIPGKGHADISISLLAVVVGFCGLALLVVSLFVFWKLCWPIWRSKALSAHVENGLHVGFPEAPPPNSPPITECKAAEVEKKYPLEVKVNGRSSVKLLEAAMKISQTSPDIPAEVQTALREKLSQQAKIQRQTTEPTSSSRHNSFRRHLPRQMNVTSVDFSMDTVPLRQSSTASIGRIKPELYKQKSVDSEDEAKEPVETCGKLSFSLRYDYEDQALVVRILKALDLPAKDFTGTSDPYVKIYLLPERKKKFQTRVHRKNLNPMFDETFCFPVVYDELCNRKLHFSVYDFDRFTSHDMIGEVLVDNLFELSDLSREAVVWKDIHAATTESVDLGEIMYSLCYLPTAGRMTLTVIKCRNLKAMDITGSSDPYVKVYLICDGRRLKKRKTTTKKSTLNPAYNEAIIFDIPPENVEQVSLSIMVMDYDRVGHNEVIGVCRTGPDAEGLGRDHWNEMLAYPRKPITHWHALGEWPGRAASFESQGSCPSPKPPQTP, encoded by the exons ATGAGTGTCCGGACGGAGGACAGCATCACCTTGTGCCAAAGGGCTCTCCAAATCGTTACGGAACTTTGTCTCACGGGAAACGTAGACCGGGACAAATGTTCGGATATATTCCCTCTGGAGAGCAACATACCAGGTAAAGGACACGCAG ACATCTCTATTAGTCTCCTTGCTGTGGTCGTGGGTTTCTGTGGCCTCGCCCTGTTGGtagtctctctctttgtcttttggaAGCTGTGCTGGCCCATTTGGAGGAGCAAGGCTCTGTCAGCCCATGTTGAAAATGGCCTCCACGTGGGTTTCCCCGAGGCGCCTCCGCCCAACTCCCCGCCCATCACCGAGTGCAAAGCAGCGGAGGTGGAGAAGAAGTACCCGCTGGAAGTGAAGGTGAATGGACGGAGCTCTGTCAAGCTCCTGGAGGCGGCCATGAAGATCAGCCAGACGTCTCCGGACATCCCCGCCGAGGTGCAAACCGCCCTGAGGGAAAAGCTCAGCCAGCAGGCTAAGATCCAGAGGCAGACCACAGAGccaacctcctcctccag GCACAATTCATTCCGGCGCCACCTGCCTCGTCAGATGAATGTCACCAGCGTTGACTTCAGCATGGACACAGTGCCTCTCCGCCAGTCCTCTACAGCGAGCATTGGAAGAATAAAACCTGAACTCTACAAGCAGAAATCCGTGGACTCAGAGGATGAGGCCAAAGAGCCCGTGGAGACCTGCGGCAAGCTCAGCTTCTCGCTGCGTTACGACTACGAGGATCAAGCTTTGGTGGTGAGAATCCTCAAGGCTTTGGACCTGCCTGCCAAAGACTTCACGGGCACCTCCGACCCATATGTGAAGATCTACCTGCtaccagagaggaagaagaagttcCAGACGCGCGTCCACCGCAAGAATCTGAACCCCATGTTTGACGAGACCTTCTGTTTCCCCGTCGTATATGATGAGCTTTGCAACCGCAAGCTGCACTTCAGCGTCTACGACTTTGACCGCTTCACCAGCCACGACATGATTGGTGAGGTGTTGGTGGACAACCTCTTTGAACTCTCTGATCTTTCCAGGGAGGCTGTAGTGTGGAAGGATATTCATGCAGCCACTACG GAGAGTGTTGACCTGGGAGAGATCATGTACTCGCTGTGCTACCTTCCCACAGCGGGGAGAATGACCCTAACAGTCATCAAATGCAGAAACCTCAAAGCCATGGACATCACAGGCTCTTCAG ACCCCTATGTGAAGGTTTACCTGATATGTGATGGACGGAGGCTAAAGAAGCGAAAAACAACCACCAAGAAAAGCACACTTAACCCGGCGTACAACGAGGCCATCATCTTCGACATTCCTCCGGAGAACGTGGAACAAGTCAGTCTGTCCATCATGGTGATGGATTACGATCG GGTTGGACACAATGAGGTGATTGGTGTTTGTCGCACCGGGCCAGATGCTGAGGGTCTTGGACGAGATCACTGGAACGAAATGTTGGCTTACCCAAGGAAGCCCATCACACACTGGCACGCACTGGGAGAG TGGCCTGGAAGAGCAGCAAGCTTTGAGAGTCAAGGTTCGTGTCCTTCACCAAAACCTCCACAGACACCTTGA